Proteins encoded in a region of the Geobacillus genomosp. 3 genome:
- a CDS encoding putative bifunctional diguanylate cyclase/phosphodiesterase, translating to MDKYTAFFHHFTEAVVIFNWQGVMIYQNPAFDRLALGREEKEALAAEGRAQAKRMKERLATFQIELPGGSFVAGMSPIIDERGQAAAMLCVLRRQTAADGLQARLAEAERRLQLIVEHSSDYVLIFSRHGELVYIPPSWKRKTNERHPISREDVLAFVHPDDAPVVAQKLAELYSTYEVQTVEFRKRGEQGEWIWVEAQGKAILDEAGALDCVIVTVKNISERKRYEEKLRQLAYFDSLTGIANRSYFERHIDGLITGRTPFALCYLDFDKFKWINDHFSHQAGDYFLREAVKRVQQALRPDDFFARVGGDEFVLLLPNVTKTEMTTLAERLVSSFHEPFYYEKQLIQSTLSVGIAFFPQDSDRIEQVMKYADQALYEVKERGRNGYAFYRPTEHRQAIIEQDLPFAIMRGQLYLCYQPKVRLAKGRTMGVEALLRWRHPVLGDIPPFDFIPLAEESGFIFEITLWVLERACRQVKEWERKFPGLKLAVNLSPFLLNRPELVEHVKRILRETGLAPDRLILEVTESGLMENIETGRHILIELQQLGVQAAIDDFGTGFSSLAYIRNLPVSLLKIDRSFIQGIVENSKDATIVDTIIHLAKSLDIEVLAEGVETESQVVLLSQMACDYAQGFYFSRSLEAEKLQQWLEEHSRTACGESPA from the coding sequence ATGGACAAGTATACGGCCTTTTTCCATCACTTCACAGAAGCAGTCGTCATCTTTAACTGGCAAGGTGTCATGATTTATCAAAATCCAGCCTTTGACCGTTTGGCGTTAGGCCGGGAAGAAAAGGAGGCGTTGGCGGCCGAAGGGCGGGCGCAAGCCAAACGGATGAAAGAGCGGTTGGCCACCTTTCAGATTGAATTGCCCGGCGGTTCCTTCGTAGCCGGAATGTCACCGATCATCGATGAACGCGGCCAGGCGGCGGCCATGTTATGCGTCCTTCGCCGCCAAACAGCGGCGGATGGGCTGCAAGCGCGGCTTGCAGAAGCGGAGCGGCGCCTGCAGCTGATTGTCGAACACTCGAGCGATTATGTATTGATTTTTTCACGCCACGGCGAGTTGGTGTACATTCCGCCGTCATGGAAACGAAAAACGAATGAGCGCCACCCGATATCGCGCGAAGATGTGCTGGCGTTTGTCCATCCGGATGACGCGCCGGTCGTGGCGCAAAAACTGGCTGAGCTATACAGTACATACGAGGTGCAAACCGTAGAATTCCGCAAGCGGGGCGAGCAAGGCGAATGGATTTGGGTCGAAGCGCAAGGGAAGGCCATTCTTGACGAGGCGGGAGCGTTGGATTGCGTTATTGTGACCGTGAAAAACATCAGCGAGCGAAAACGGTATGAGGAAAAGCTGCGCCAGCTCGCTTACTTTGATTCACTCACCGGCATCGCCAACCGCAGCTATTTTGAACGGCATATTGATGGGCTGATCACAGGCCGCACACCGTTTGCCCTTTGTTATTTAGATTTTGACAAGTTTAAATGGATCAATGACCATTTTTCCCATCAGGCCGGCGATTACTTTTTGCGCGAGGCGGTCAAGCGCGTCCAGCAAGCGCTCCGTCCCGACGACTTTTTCGCCCGCGTCGGCGGCGATGAGTTTGTCTTGCTGTTGCCGAATGTGACGAAAACGGAGATGACCACATTGGCCGAGCGGCTTGTCAGCTCCTTTCACGAGCCGTTTTATTACGAAAAACAACTCATTCAATCGACGTTATCAGTCGGCATCGCCTTTTTCCCGCAAGACAGCGACCGGATTGAGCAAGTGATGAAATACGCCGATCAAGCGTTGTATGAAGTGAAAGAGCGGGGGCGAAACGGCTATGCCTTTTATCGTCCGACCGAGCACCGGCAGGCCATCATCGAGCAAGACTTGCCGTTTGCCATTATGCGCGGGCAGTTGTATTTATGCTACCAGCCGAAAGTGCGGCTCGCCAAAGGGCGGACGATGGGGGTCGAAGCGTTGCTGCGCTGGCGCCACCCGGTGCTTGGCGACATTCCACCATTCGATTTTATTCCGTTGGCCGAGGAGAGCGGGTTTATTTTTGAAATTACGCTATGGGTGCTCGAACGGGCGTGCCGCCAAGTGAAAGAATGGGAAAGAAAATTTCCCGGCTTGAAGCTGGCCGTCAATTTGTCGCCGTTTCTGCTGAATCGTCCCGAACTTGTCGAGCATGTGAAGCGCATTTTGCGCGAGACCGGGCTCGCGCCTGACCGGCTCATTTTGGAAGTGACGGAAAGCGGGTTGATGGAAAATATTGAGACGGGACGGCACATTTTAATCGAATTGCAGCAGCTCGGCGTGCAGGCGGCGATCGACGACTTTGGCACCGGTTTCTCTTCGCTTGCGTATATTCGCAATTTGCCGGTGTCGCTGTTGAAAATCGACCGCAGTTTTATCCAAGGTATTGTTGAAAACTCAAAAGATGCGACGATCGTCGATACGATCATCCATTTGGCAAAAAGCCTGGATATTGAAGTACTGGCTGAGGGGGTTGAGACCGAGTCGCAAGTCGTCCTTCTTTCACAAATGGCTTGCGATTATGCGCAAGGGTTTTATTTCAGCCGTTCGCTTGAAGCGGAAAAGCTGCAGCAATGGCTTGAAGAACATAGCCGCACCGCCTGCGGGGAATCGCCGGCGTAG
- a CDS encoding DUF5634 family protein — translation MEFAPRSVVIEEFIDTLEPMMEAYDLDQVGIFEEHGEGNRYYIGYTINKDDEMIVVHMPFVRNERGEVALEKQEWTVRKDGDEKTGYRSLQEAMEEVIH, via the coding sequence ATGGAATTTGCGCCAAGAAGTGTCGTGATCGAGGAGTTTATTGATACGCTTGAGCCGATGATGGAAGCGTATGACCTTGACCAAGTCGGCATTTTTGAAGAGCATGGTGAAGGCAACCGCTATTACATCGGCTATACGATTAACAAAGATGATGAAATGATCGTCGTTCATATGCCGTTTGTCCGCAATGAGCGGGGCGAGGTGGCGCTTGAAAAGCAAGAATGGACGGTGCGAAAAGACGGCGATGAGAAAACAGGCTATCGCTCGCTGCAAGAAGCGATGGAGGAAGTCATTCATTAA
- a CDS encoding GNAT family N-acetyltransferase encodes MIRELQLADKKTAAKVLHLQRRAYAIEAQLIGSTALPPLRDTVDALQQCGERFFGYCQGKRLVGAIAYKRNGPTLRLCRLMVDPDCFRQGIASALLAFVLQQEPSASGMVVTTGSGNAPAIRFYERHGFHAIEHIETSEGIELTKLVKKNWKI; translated from the coding sequence ATGATCCGGGAACTTCAACTAGCAGACAAAAAAACAGCCGCCAAGGTGCTTCATTTGCAACGGCGCGCGTATGCCATCGAGGCGCAGCTCATCGGGAGCACGGCGCTTCCGCCGCTGCGCGACACGGTCGATGCGCTGCAACAATGCGGCGAGCGCTTTTTCGGCTATTGTCAGGGCAAACGGCTCGTGGGGGCGATCGCTTATAAGCGGAACGGCCCGACGCTTCGCCTTTGCCGGCTGATGGTCGACCCGGACTGTTTTCGCCAAGGGATCGCCAGTGCGTTGCTTGCCTTTGTCCTTCAGCAAGAGCCTTCGGCAAGCGGAATGGTTGTAACGACCGGCAGCGGCAACGCGCCCGCCATTCGTTTTTATGAACGCCATGGATTTCATGCGATTGAGCACATCGAAACGTCGGAAGGAATTGAACTAACGAAACTTGTGAAAAAGAACTGGAAAATATGA